From Pyramidobacter piscolens W5455:
TGAAGATGGCGGAGAAGTCGAACGGTTCGCCCTGCTTCCACCAGCCCATGGCCTCGGGCAGCTTGGTGATGTCGGTGGAGTGCATGGTGTTTTCGGTGTCGTTCAGATCGATGACGCCGAGGCGCGAACGGTTGGCGCCGACGAACACTTCATCGTCGGGAAGGCGCTTGGCCGCCCAGTGGGCGCCGGGATTGCCGGAATCCTTGTTCCACAGCCCGCCGCCGCAGACTTCGAAGACCCAGCATTCCTTGGGATCGCCGATGATCAGCGTCTCGCCGCCGTCGGCGTAACCGTACTTTTCGGCCAGCGCGCCCATGACCTTGATCGCTTCGCGGGCCGTCTTGGCGCGGGCCAGACCGAGCGCTTCGAGATTCTCGATGTACATCAGTCCTTCGGTGGAAGCCAGTTCGTCGCGGCCGCTCCAGGTGAACTCGCCCATCATCAGCTGCTGATCGTTCATGAAGGGATAGCCGATCTGGAAGTAGGTGTAGGTGTGCGCGGCCTGCGGGATCTCGCCGACTTTGCGCAGCGGCTTGTTGGGGCGGGTGTCGACGCACATGACGTTGTAGATGTCGACCATTTCGCCTTCTTTGTGGTCGCCGCCGGGAATGATCTTGATGCGGTTGTCGTACCAGCCGTCGCAGGTATGGCTCACCATGACGGAGCCGTCCGCCGACGCTTTGGCCCCCACGCCCATGGGCGTGCAGGCCATCGACGCCGCCGCCGAGAAGAGCAGGGCGGCGCTGGCGAAGGCCGCTGCCGAGAAACGTTTCATTTCCATTCCTAATGACCTCCTTGAAATCTGCCTGCCGTTTGCAGGAATCTAAGAAAACTCCGCGCCGCCCTCATGGGCAGAACGGTATTGCACAGAAAATATTCGAAGAAGGAACCTGCGGAAATTTGCAAAACCGAGGGGAAGGCGTTGAACGAAGCCTCTTCTCAAGCATTGAGAAAGTCGACGCAAATTTTCGGTTAAAGAAACGTTCAGATCGTGAAAAGTGTAACAGCTTTTCCCCACAAGATAAAGATTTAGGAAATTATTCCGTCGTTTTTGTTCTTTACGTGTGTTGTTGTCTGAAAATTATGAGTCATTGAGAGAGGCTGCCCCAAAACTACAGAATTGTCTTTCAAGGTGAATGATGCCACTTCGTTCCGAATTATACGCGGTGTTGTAACGCTGAATAGAGTTCATCAAAAAAGAATCATAATCATCGGCACGGCCAGTGGTTATGATCGCCGCGACGAGTGTTTTTCACAGGCGTTGTTTTTTCAGAGCCTTGCCCCAGTCCGCTTCTTTGAAACCGGGCAGCGCCGCTTCAGGCGTAATCAGCAGGGGACGCTTGACGAGCATTCCGTCTGTGGCCAGAAGCTCATACGCTTCCTCGTCGGACATGTCGGACAGGCGGTCTTTGACGTTCAGCGAACGATAGAGCATTCCGCTTGTGTTGAAAAAGCGCCGCACAGGCAGACCGCTTTTTTCGTGCCACGCGCGCAGTTCGGCGGCCGTGGGGCGATCGTCCGCGATGGCGCGCTTTTCGTAGGGAACGCCGTTGTCTTTCAGCCACTGTTCGGCCTTTTTGCACGTGCTGCATCTCTCGTAACACAGAAAAAGATTCATGCTTCTCACGCTCCGTTCCATGATTGCGCCGGCAGCGCGGCCGGCTTTGTCTTGAAATCCATATCGCACAGAAATGTTATGGTGGCTCATTGTAAAATGAAGTTGAACATCAGAGAGGTAAGAAACAAAACAAGACCCATATGATGTCAAATATAAGCGCCGGCCGATACCACCTCGGAGGATGCCGCTACGGATCAGGCACATTCTATCACAGAAGGATGCCCAAAGGGAAAACATCTGACTTACGCTGTGGCCCCCATCCAGGGACGTCTCAAAGACGGGCACTCGAGCATTCAGGGAGCTGGAGAGCGCAACTGCGCCCCCACGCTGCGGACGTTGATGCGATTTCATGGAGAAATCCGAATTCACCGCTTCTGTCGAACGGCGTCGCTTTCTTTACGCTCTCTGATGTTTAACTTCATTTTACATGAGTCTCCTCTTTTTATTTTCATTCGGCATGTGTTATTATTAACAAATGAGATCTTTGTCTTTTTGCGCGGATGCGCAAGATGGCGATATCGATCATCCGAACGAGTGACGGTGCTGAGATGACGAGAATTTCCCGTGCGGCGTCGCGAACGACGCTGTTGATTTTTTGCCTGATGCAGATTCTGTGGAGCGGAAAACCCGCCGCTGGGGTTGAAGCGGCGCCCGACATGGTGATCGGTGCGGGCGAAGGGCGGACAATACGCGTGCTCTGCATGGAGACGCAGCCTCCGTATCTTCAGATCGACTCTCGCGGCAGGATGCGGGGCGTGTACGTCGATCTGCTCGAACTGATCGCCCAGAAGGAGAAGATGCGCTTTCTCCTTTCGCCGCGCGGCGCGGGCGACGTGAGGAACTCCATGTACCAGATCCAGCCGGAGATCGTGCTCGGCGCGCTGTACCCCGTGGATCCCGAGCAGGAACGATTCGGTTATCTCCCCGTGCGCAATCTCGACCCGATCGATCCCGGCATGGCCGAGAACGTGGCGCGGATCCGCGAGGACTTCCCCGAAAACGAGCGGGATTCGCTGTGTTTCGCCCTGCCGTTCCTGTGGGAGTCGTCGACCGTGTTTCTGCCGAGCGGGCGGACCGACGGGCTGAGCGAGCTGCGCGGAAAAAGGATCTGCGTCGTCGCCGGCGCGCCGGAAGAGAAATTTTTGACGAATCTGGGATTCAAAAAGGAGATCATGCACTGTCCGTCCGCGGCCGACGGGCTGCGCATCCTGGCGTCGGGCATGTGCGACGCCTTCGTCTGCGAGACGTTCCAGGGGCGCTATCAGCTGGCGCAGACGCGGCGGTACCGCTATGCCGTCGACGCGCGCAAGCTGCCGCTGCAGTCTTACGAGCGCGGGCTGGTGGTGCTGCACGGCGACGCGGCGATGGCGCTCAAGATCGGCCACGCGCTGGCGGAGATGAAGCTCGACGGGCGCTACAACGCCGTGATGAACAAATGGCTGGGGCAATACGACGAATTCGTGCTCAGTCCGCAGATCCTCATGCAGGCGGGCTGCGTCGTCCTGCTGTTCATCGCCGCGATCCTCTTCTGGAACCACGAACTGAAGCGGAAGATCCGCATCGCCGCCAGCGAGCGCGACCGGATCCTCGATTTTGTCTGCGACGGGATCCTCGCCGTCGATCCTTCGGGGCGGATCACCATGCTGAACCGCATCGCCAAACTGCTGCTGGACCTGAAGGACAGCGACGTCGGCAAGCTCGCCGACGAACTGATCCCCGGGCTCGACATCCAGAAAGTGATCGGCGACTGTCAGCCCGTGTACAATCTCGAGCAGAACCTGCGCGAGGCGCTGGTGTCGTGCAACAAGGTGCCGGTGTTCATCAACGGGAACTGTTACGGCGCCATCGTCACGCTGCGCGATCTTTCGGAACTGCAGGCGATGGCGGAGGAGATGACGGGCGTGAAGATGTACGTGGAATCGCTGCGCATCCACAATCACGAGTTCATGAACACGCTCCAGGCCATTTCCGGCCTGATCCAGCTGAGGCAGTACGACAGGGCGGTGGCCTACATCGCCGCGGAAACGGATTCGAGCCAGTCGGCGCATTCGTTCATGACGGAACGGATCAAGAACGCCGCCGTCTGCGGCGTGCTGATGGGCAAGGCCGGGCTGTGCCGCGAGCAGGGCATCAATTTTGTTCTCGAAGCCGACAGCTCCTGCGCCGATCACAGCGCCGAGATCAGCGAGCGGTCGCTGGTGATCGTCGTCGGCAATCTGATGCAGAACGCGGTGGAGGCGCTTCAGGAAAAGGGCGTCGACGAACGCGCCGAGATCCGTTTTTCCATGTACGACGAATCGGGCTACATCTTCCTGAGCGTGCGCGACAACGCCGGTCTGATGAACGCCGGCATCGCGGAGCGTCTTTTCGACAAGGGCTTCAGCACGAAGAAAAAAGGACGGCCTTCGGGCTTTGGACTTTATACGATCAGCAATATCGTAACGTCGCTTGGCGGCGACATTTCAGTGGATTTTGCGGAGGGGGAGTACACGGATTTCACCGTGACGATCCCTCTTCCGAAGAAACAGGAGGAGCTCGTTTATGCCGGAAGCTATTGATGTGCTCATTGTCGAAGACGATCCGATGGTGGCGGCGATCCACCGCCAGTTTATCGGCGCCGTCTCGGGATTTATCGTCGCGGGAGTGGTTTCCAGCGGCAAAGACGCGCTGGAATTCTTGCAGCGGCATCCCGTTCGCCTCGTGATCCTGGACGTTTTCCTGCCGGGCATGGACGGCGTGGCCACGCTGCAGAAGATCCGCGAGATGAACCGCACCGTCGGCGTCATCGTCGTGTCGGCGTCGCGCGATACCAACACGATCAACGCCGTGCTCAAGGCGGGGGCTTTCGATTACGTGATCAAGCCCTTCGTCTTCGAGCGCATCCAGACGTCGCTGCGTTCGTTCCAGCAGCTGGAAAACCGCCTCAACCGCGGCGCCGACCAGATCGACCAGAAGGAACTGGATCGACTGCTGCAGGTCCAACAGAAAGAGACATCTACCAACGATCTGCCCAAGGGGCTGAACCCGCAGACGCTGCAGCAGGTGAAGAACCTCCTCGGGCACGCCGCCTCGCCGCTGTCTTCGGTCGAAACGGCGCAGGCCCTGAAGATCTCGCGCATCACGGCGCGCCGCTATCTGGAGTATCTTGTCGCCGCCGGCGAGGCGACGCTGGAACTGGAATATCAGAAAGTCGGCCGCCCCACGAACCGCTACGCGCTGAGGAAATAAGGACCGAGGCGCGCCGGTTCCGCATGTTCCACGTGGAACGCTTCGCCTCAAATCCCGTCGGAGTCCGGAACGGCGTGGTATAGAAAAAAAGAAATTGCGCGTTTTCGATCAAAAGAACGAGGGCGGACGGCCGGATTTTATCCGGCCGTCCGCCCTCGTTCTTTTGTGTCCGTTTGCGCTTTTACAGGGAGATGCCCGAGAACGAGCCGCTGAGCTTTGGGCCGCCCAGCTTTTTCAGGTCGCGTTCGGACGTCGCGCCGAAATCGACCCGTTCCAGCCATTCGGCGGGATAGCCGGGCGTCGTCATCGCCCCCTGCGGCGTCATCACGCCGCCGTCGTGGTATTTCCCGATCAGCTCGAAGGCGAAGCTCCACCAGCCGTCGCACAGCTCGTCCATCTGCGCGCAGGTGTGTTCGGTGACGCGCTGCACGGCCTCTTCGCCGCGGCCGCGGGCGCAGAGGTCGGCGATCTCGTTCTCGAAGCCCGTCTGCGCGGCGAGGAAACGCTCTTCGTACCGGGCGCGACGGGCGCGGATATCCTGATACATGGCGTCCCATCTCAGACAGGCCCAGTTGTTCACCAGCGTAAACGCCCACCAGGCGCAGCTGCGGTCGAAGACGTGGCTCTTGCCCTCGCGCCACGGCGCGGGCACCTCCAGCACGCCGCTGTAAACGGGGACGTAGACGGTCGTGTCCGGGGCGCCGAGACCGAACCACAGCACGCCGCCCACGGGATCGGGCAGCCAGCCGCGGCACTGGGCCACGAAACTGTACGCGCAGCGGTAGATGGCGATGGATCGCTCCCAGTCGTCGGTTTTGCGCCCCTCGGGGCGGCTCGCGGCGGGCGTGAACCAGCGCACGGGGCAGCCGAAGGGACCGGCCGCCAGCCCCTTGGTGAGGTCGTAGTCGGTGCCTTCCAGATGGTCGCTGTACACGTCCATCAGATCCTGCACGGTCAGTTTTTTGTCGGGAACGACGCTGAACGGATAGGCTTCGTGGCAGTCGATGACGGGGAATCCCCGCGACGGCGCGACGAGATTCAGCGCGCGCCATTCGCGCCGCGAGGCGTAGAATGCGTAACCATACGGTTCGGGGTTGAAGATCTTGGAAAAGTCGAACGGTTCGCCCGGCTTCCACCAATCCTGTTTTTCGGCGTAGCCGGTCAGCTCCGAGCCGAGCATGAGCGTATCGCTTTCGGCCAGTTCGATCACGCCGAGGCGCGATCGGTTGGCCCCCACGAAGAAGCCGTCGTCGGGGATGCGCCGCGCCGCCCAGTGCGCGCCGGGGCGTCCGCAGCCGGGCTCCCAGTCCGTTCCGGCGCCGACGATTTCGAAGACCCAGGCTTCGTTGGGGTCGCCGACGACCAGAGTCTCGCCGCCATCGGCGTAGCCGTGTTCCTCGGCGAACTGCCCCATCAGGCGCACGGCGTCGCGCGCGGTCGCGCAGCGGGCCAGCGCCAGCGCTTCGAGATTCTCGATGTAAAAGACGCCCTGCGGCGAGGCCAGCTCGGGACGCCCCGTCCAGGTGAACTCGCCGATGATGACCTGCTTCTCGTTCATGAACGGGTAGGCGATCTGGAAATAGGTGTAGGTGCGCGCCGCCTGAGGCACGGAGCCGACCTTGCGCAGCGGCTCGGCGGGGTGGTTGGCGTGACACATGACATTGTAAATGTCGACCGTCTCACCGGGCGCGTGCTCGCCGCCGCGGATCACGCGGATGCGCTGGTCGTACCAGCCGTCGCAGCTGTGCGTGACCAGCACCGAACCGTCGGCGGTGGCGTTGCGTCCCGCGCCCATGGTCGTGCAGGCCCGCGCCGCAGAGGCGTGCGCCGCCAGTGCGGCCGCCGTTAAAAGGATGAAAAGAACGAAGAAGGACATCGCAAAAACCTCCCTGCAAAAATGTGATCGTATCCTGCCGTCCATTATAACCTTTCGCCGTTTTTTTGCGAAAACGCTCCGGGCGCCCGCTGCGGACGCGCGTGAGACGGAAAGACGTTCGCTCGCCTTGCATGTCCCGACCCCGAATCGTATAATAGAATAGTATGGTTTTCATATATCGCTCGTTTCGTGCCGACGGCGCGTCGAAGTTCATTCTGACCGGGAGGTTTTTTCATGTTGAAGGCGATTTCCGTATCGGACAAAATCTGGTGGGTCGGCGTCAACGACCGCAAAACGCCGCTCTTCGAAAATCTGTGGTCGCTGCCCTACGGCGTCTCCTACAATTCCTATCTGATCGACGACGGAAAAGTGGCGCTGATCGACGGCGTCAAGGCGGAATTTTTCGGCGAATATCTCGAGCGCATCCAGAGCATCATCGGCGGCCGCCCCGTGGACTATCTGATCGTTAACCACGTCGAGCCCGACCATTCCAGCGCTATCCGCATGCTGCGCCAGGTGTACCCCGACATCACCGTCGTCGCCGACAAACAGGCGCTGGCTTTGATCGGGCAATTCTATGGCCCGTCCATGAGCGCGAAGGAAGTGAAGGACGGCGAAACGCTGCCGCTGGGCGCGCACAGCCTGACCTTCGCCACGATCCCGATGGTGCACTGGCCCGAGACGATGATCTCCTTCGAGAACTCCAGCGGCATCGCCTTTACCTGCGACGCTTTCGGCGGCTACGGCGCGCTCAACGGCAGCATCTTCGGCGACGAGCTGGACATGCGCGTTTACACCGACGAAGCGCGCCGCTATTACGCCACTATCGTGGCCCGCTTCAGCGTCAACGTGCAGGCTGCCCTCAAAAAGGCCGCTGCGCTGCCGATCAGGATGATCTGCCCTTCGCACGGCCCCATCCACCGTGGCGACGGCGTGGAAAAAATCGTCCGGCTTTACGACGGCATGAGCCGCCAGGAGACGACGCAGAGCGCCACGATCGTCTATGGCTCCATGTACGGCAACACCGCCCGCATGGCCGAGTGCGTCGCCGACGGCCTGTGCCGCGGCGGCGTGGCGGACGTCAAAGTCCACGACGCCGGCACGGCCGACTTGAGCGGGATCATCCGCGACGCGTGGTGCAGCCGCGGCCTGGCGCTGCTGAGCTGCTGCTACAACATGGGCATGTTCCCCGCCATGATGCCCGTGGTGGAAAAGATCGACAACTGCAAGATCAGCGGCCGCGTGCTCGCCGTCGCCGGATGCTACAGCTGGAGCAAGGGGGCCGAGCTCAAACCGCTGCAGGCGCTGGCCGCCAAGCCCGGCTGGGACCTGATCGAGAACGTCGTGGAAGTGAAAAGCTGTCCCACCGAAGCCGACGAAGCTGCCCTGCGCGAAGTGGGCGCGGAAATGGCGCGTCGGATTCGGGCGGACTGACATCGGTAAAATTTTACGCGTTCCACCGTCCGGCAGGAGAGCGCAAAACTCGGGACGAAGCCTCCGCAGGATGACGGCTTCGTCCCGAGTTTTTGAGTCATTGCAAAACGCTTTGTTCGAGGTTGGGGTCACAGTCCTTTTCGTTCGTTGAGGAGCGTCTTTTACGCGAAAGGCGCGATATCTTGAAAAGGGGCGTTCTTTGCCGCGAGGGAAAAATTTCTCGCCGTGGGAGCGTTCTCTCCGAGGAGATGAGAAAATGTCGTACCACTCCGCAATTCCCCAGTCCGCCACCGAGGAAGTGACGCGTTATTTGCATCGCCAGCTGCTGGTGAGAAAACGCTTCCAGCCCGGCTCGTTTATCCGCGAGAACGACGTGGCCACCGAACTCAACGTGAGCCGCTCGCCGGTGCGCGAAGCGCTGAAGGTCCTCGAGTCTTACGGCATCGTCAAAACTCTGCCGCGGCGCGGCGCCCTGGTGCTGCAGTATACGAACGCCGACGTGGGGGAAATCTACGATGTGCGCGTACTGCTCGAGTCGAAAGTCTATTCCCGGATCGTGAAGAACCATCTGTTGAACGACGAACATTACAGGCATTTGATGAAGTGTATCGACGATTATCGCGACATCCGCACGACCTTCGAGAAAAACCTTCAGGAAGGGCAGCTGGACTTCTTCGATCTGGAGTGCCGCTTCCACTTCTATATCCACGAGATCTCGGGACTGTCCTGGACTTCCGAGCTCCTGAAGAAAACTTATTCGCGC
This genomic window contains:
- a CDS encoding arsenate reductase family protein, producing MNLFLCYERCSTCKKAEQWLKDNGVPYEKRAIADDRPTAAELRAWHEKSGLPVRRFFNTSGMLYRSLNVKDRLSDMSDEEAYELLATDGMLVKRPLLITPEAALPGFKEADWGKALKKQRL
- a CDS encoding ATP-binding protein, with amino-acid sequence MTRISRAASRTTLLIFCLMQILWSGKPAAGVEAAPDMVIGAGEGRTIRVLCMETQPPYLQIDSRGRMRGVYVDLLELIAQKEKMRFLLSPRGAGDVRNSMYQIQPEIVLGALYPVDPEQERFGYLPVRNLDPIDPGMAENVARIREDFPENERDSLCFALPFLWESSTVFLPSGRTDGLSELRGKRICVVAGAPEEKFLTNLGFKKEIMHCPSAADGLRILASGMCDAFVCETFQGRYQLAQTRRYRYAVDARKLPLQSYERGLVVLHGDAAMALKIGHALAEMKLDGRYNAVMNKWLGQYDEFVLSPQILMQAGCVVLLFIAAILFWNHELKRKIRIAASERDRILDFVCDGILAVDPSGRITMLNRIAKLLLDLKDSDVGKLADELIPGLDIQKVIGDCQPVYNLEQNLREALVSCNKVPVFINGNCYGAIVTLRDLSELQAMAEEMTGVKMYVESLRIHNHEFMNTLQAISGLIQLRQYDRAVAYIAAETDSSQSAHSFMTERIKNAAVCGVLMGKAGLCREQGINFVLEADSSCADHSAEISERSLVIVVGNLMQNAVEALQEKGVDERAEIRFSMYDESGYIFLSVRDNAGLMNAGIAERLFDKGFSTKKKGRPSGFGLYTISNIVTSLGGDISVDFAEGEYTDFTVTIPLPKKQEELVYAGSY
- a CDS encoding response regulator, with product MPEAIDVLIVEDDPMVAAIHRQFIGAVSGFIVAGVVSSGKDALEFLQRHPVRLVILDVFLPGMDGVATLQKIREMNRTVGVIVVSASRDTNTINAVLKAGAFDYVIKPFVFERIQTSLRSFQQLENRLNRGADQIDQKELDRLLQVQQKETSTNDLPKGLNPQTLQQVKNLLGHAASPLSSVETAQALKISRITARRYLEYLVAAGEATLELEYQKVGRPTNRYALRK
- a CDS encoding dipeptidase, translated to MSFFVLFILLTAAALAAHASAARACTTMGAGRNATADGSVLVTHSCDGWYDQRIRVIRGGEHAPGETVDIYNVMCHANHPAEPLRKVGSVPQAARTYTYFQIAYPFMNEKQVIIGEFTWTGRPELASPQGVFYIENLEALALARCATARDAVRLMGQFAEEHGYADGGETLVVGDPNEAWVFEIVGAGTDWEPGCGRPGAHWAARRIPDDGFFVGANRSRLGVIELAESDTLMLGSELTGYAEKQDWWKPGEPFDFSKIFNPEPYGYAFYASRREWRALNLVAPSRGFPVIDCHEAYPFSVVPDKKLTVQDLMDVYSDHLEGTDYDLTKGLAAGPFGCPVRWFTPAASRPEGRKTDDWERSIAIYRCAYSFVAQCRGWLPDPVGGVLWFGLGAPDTTVYVPVYSGVLEVPAPWREGKSHVFDRSCAWWAFTLVNNWACLRWDAMYQDIRARRARYEERFLAAQTGFENEIADLCARGRGEEAVQRVTEHTCAQMDELCDGWWSFAFELIGKYHDGGVMTPQGAMTTPGYPAEWLERVDFGATSERDLKKLGGPKLSGSFSGISL
- a CDS encoding FprA family A-type flavoprotein — protein: MLKAISVSDKIWWVGVNDRKTPLFENLWSLPYGVSYNSYLIDDGKVALIDGVKAEFFGEYLERIQSIIGGRPVDYLIVNHVEPDHSSAIRMLRQVYPDITVVADKQALALIGQFYGPSMSAKEVKDGETLPLGAHSLTFATIPMVHWPETMISFENSSGIAFTCDAFGGYGALNGSIFGDELDMRVYTDEARRYYATIVARFSVNVQAALKKAAALPIRMICPSHGPIHRGDGVEKIVRLYDGMSRQETTQSATIVYGSMYGNTARMAECVADGLCRGGVADVKVHDAGTADLSGIIRDAWCSRGLALLSCCYNMGMFPAMMPVVEKIDNCKISGRVLAVAGCYSWSKGAELKPLQALAAKPGWDLIENVVEVKSCPTEADEAALREVGAEMARRIRAD
- a CDS encoding GntR family transcriptional regulator; its protein translation is MSYHSAIPQSATEEVTRYLHRQLLVRKRFQPGSFIRENDVATELNVSRSPVREALKVLESYGIVKTLPRRGALVLQYTNADVGEIYDVRVLLESKVYSRIVKNHLLNDEHYRHLMKCIDDYRDIRTTFEKNLQEGQLDFFDLECRFHFYIHEISGLSWTSELLKKTYSRLFQYMIHNVGLEDLDSILTFHTNIVENLRSGDLAALGENRIESYMLDKAYRPDK